A single region of the Devosia sp. FJ2-5-3 genome encodes:
- a CDS encoding class I SAM-dependent methyltransferase, whose protein sequence is MSQNFFEGAAVHDYASRPARQVPGFADLHRMIIQLLSERVPADASLLALGAGGGLELKAFADARPGWTFEGVDPSADMLALARTIAAEHVKRIELRQGYIEDASDGPFDAAVSILTFHFIAREQRLETLRQLRRRLRLGAPLVLAHISFPQGEPERSTWIARHVAYANPGTDPAQLQQSRDAIAARLTILSPDEEEAQMREAGFGGVSLFYAGLSFRGWIAYAE, encoded by the coding sequence ATGAGCCAAAATTTCTTCGAGGGCGCAGCAGTTCATGACTACGCATCCCGCCCGGCGCGGCAGGTGCCCGGTTTCGCCGATCTCCATCGTATGATTATCCAGCTCCTCTCGGAGCGCGTCCCCGCTGACGCCAGCCTACTGGCTCTTGGGGCAGGGGGTGGGCTGGAGCTGAAGGCCTTCGCCGATGCGCGGCCGGGCTGGACTTTCGAAGGCGTCGACCCCTCAGCAGACATGCTGGCGCTCGCCCGGACCATTGCCGCCGAGCATGTGAAGCGCATCGAACTCCGTCAGGGCTATATCGAAGACGCATCCGATGGTCCGTTCGACGCGGCCGTTTCGATCCTGACCTTTCATTTCATCGCCCGCGAACAGCGGCTCGAGACGCTGCGCCAGCTCCGGCGCCGGCTCAGGCTCGGTGCGCCGCTGGTGCTGGCTCACATCAGCTTCCCCCAGGGTGAGCCGGAGCGCTCGACATGGATCGCCCGGCATGTGGCCTATGCCAATCCGGGAACCGATCCCGCGCAGCTCCAGCAATCGCGCGATGCCATTGCCGCGCGCCTAACCATCCTCTCGCCCGACGAGGAGGAGGCCCAGATGCGCGAGGCGGGATTCGGAGGCGTCAGCCTCTTTTATGCAGGCCTCAGTTTCCGGGGGTGGATTGCGTACGCAGAATGA
- a CDS encoding outer membrane protein assembly factor BamD has translation MKLDVVSQISSRATRLAAVGLMAAILAACSGGGLFGPPKIKEEPVIPAATLYQGALDDMDRQYYQTAIKKLEQLERQHPRDPMTEKSKLMQVYAHYRIGKFDQAILAADRFLAIYPSSKDVPYVLYLKGTSYFGQIKDITRDQQLSRDAIDTYNLLVSNYPKSEYAADAKEKLLVAYDQLAGKEMSVGRYYLGNGQYSAAVNRFREVVEKWQTSTHIEEALYRLTETYLLLGLTNEAMSSAAVLGHNYPASDWYKRAFEILGKQGLAPNLNSGSWLAGFRR, from the coding sequence GTGAAGCTCGACGTCGTAAGCCAGATTTCCAGCCGTGCAACTCGGCTCGCTGCCGTCGGCCTCATGGCCGCTATTCTTGCCGCCTGTTCGGGCGGGGGCCTGTTCGGTCCCCCCAAGATCAAGGAGGAGCCGGTTATCCCGGCGGCCACGCTCTATCAGGGCGCGCTCGACGACATGGATCGTCAATACTACCAGACCGCCATCAAGAAGCTTGAACAGCTCGAGCGCCAGCATCCGCGCGATCCGATGACGGAAAAGAGCAAGCTGATGCAGGTCTATGCCCATTATCGCATCGGCAAGTTCGACCAGGCCATCCTCGCCGCCGACCGTTTCCTTGCGATCTATCCGAGCAGCAAGGACGTTCCCTACGTGCTCTATCTCAAGGGTACGTCCTATTTCGGCCAGATCAAGGACATCACGCGCGATCAGCAGCTGTCGCGCGACGCGATCGACACCTATAATCTGCTGGTCTCCAACTATCCCAAGTCCGAATATGCTGCGGATGCCAAGGAAAAGCTGCTCGTCGCCTATGACCAGCTTGCCGGCAAGGAAATGTCGGTCGGCCGCTATTATCTGGGCAACGGCCAGTATAGCGCCGCCGTCAACCGCTTCCGCGAAGTGGTCGAGAAGTGGCAGACCTCGACCCATATCGAGGAAGCGCTCTATCGCCTGACCGAGACTTACCTGCTGCTTGGCCTCACCAATGAAGCCATGTCCTCTGCCGCCGTGCTGGGCCACAATTACCCGGCCAGCGACTGGTACAAGCGCGCCTTCGAAATCCTGGGCAAGCAGGGCCTTGCGCCGAACCTCAATTCGGGCAGCTGGCTCGCCGGCTTCCGCCGCTAG
- the ftsA gene encoding cell division protein FtsA: protein MMTDAMTSRLRPVQPGKTTLVAVLDIGSTKICCVIARLVPRAEGKSLRGRSHQAEVIGFGYGPSSGVKSGVVTDIEKAEHAIRTVVGMAERAAGLTLESVLVNVTAGRLGSETFSAAVSLDGQEVEKSDIFRVLKAVNSRSVRPERSIIHALPIGYALDGQKGIRDPNGMVGEKLGVDVAVISAETLAMRNLELVLHRCHLQIEALVATPYASGLASLVDDEAQLGVACIDFGGATTTVSVFNDGHLVYADAIAIGGHHLTLDIARQLSVSVADAERLKALYGSVLPGQADERDMIPIQPVGSALDEAPGQVARSVLTRIMRPRIEEILTAIRDRMQATGMMDVCGRRFVLTGGASELTGLPEVARRTLARNVRNGRPMGIAGLPEIAKSAAFSTVAGMLIYPQVCAQEYAEPRGTRRLTGTDGYFARVGNWLRSSF, encoded by the coding sequence ATGATGACCGACGCAATGACATCGCGGCTCCGCCCCGTCCAGCCGGGCAAGACCACCCTGGTGGCGGTGCTGGATATCGGATCGACCAAGATCTGCTGCGTCATTGCGCGTCTGGTTCCGCGCGCCGAGGGCAAGTCCCTGCGGGGGCGCTCGCACCAGGCCGAAGTGATCGGGTTTGGTTACGGTCCGTCCTCCGGGGTCAAGAGCGGCGTCGTCACCGATATCGAGAAGGCCGAGCACGCCATCCGCACCGTGGTGGGCATGGCCGAACGCGCGGCCGGGCTGACGCTCGAAAGCGTCCTCGTCAATGTCACGGCGGGGCGGCTGGGCTCGGAAACCTTCTCTGCCGCCGTCTCGCTGGATGGCCAGGAAGTCGAGAAGTCGGACATTTTCCGCGTGCTCAAGGCCGTCAATTCGCGTTCGGTCCGTCCCGAGCGCTCCATCATTCATGCGCTACCGATCGGCTACGCCCTGGATGGTCAGAAGGGTATTCGCGATCCAAATGGCATGGTCGGCGAAAAGCTCGGCGTCGATGTCGCCGTGATCTCGGCTGAAACCCTCGCCATGCGCAATCTCGAGCTGGTGCTGCACCGCTGTCATCTGCAGATCGAGGCGCTGGTCGCCACGCCCTATGCGTCTGGGCTTGCCAGCCTCGTCGATGACGAAGCCCAGCTCGGCGTTGCCTGCATCGATTTTGGCGGGGCGACCACCACGGTCTCCGTCTTCAATGACGGGCATCTGGTCTATGCCGATGCCATCGCCATTGGCGGTCATCACCTCACCCTCGACATTGCCCGCCAGCTTTCGGTCAGCGTGGCCGATGCCGAGCGTCTCAAGGCGCTTTATGGCTCGGTGCTGCCCGGCCAGGCCGATGAGCGCGACATGATTCCGATCCAGCCTGTCGGCTCGGCCCTCGATGAAGCCCCGGGGCAGGTGGCCCGTTCGGTGCTGACCCGGATCATGCGCCCGCGCATCGAAGAGATTCTCACCGCCATTCGCGACCGCATGCAGGCTACGGGCATGATGGATGTCTGTGGCCGGCGCTTCGTGCTGACGGGCGGGGCGAGCGAGTTGACGGGCCTGCCCGAAGTCGCGCGCCGGACGCTGGCGCGCAATGTGCGCAACGGCCGGCCAATGGGCATTGCGGGCCTGCCCGAGATCGCCAAGAGTGCCGCGTTTTCCACCGTTGCCGGCATGTTGATCTATCCGCAGGTCTGCGCCCAGGAATATGCCGAGCCGCGTGGCACGCGCCGGCTGACCGGGACGGACGGTTATTTCGCCCGTGTCGGAAACTGGTTGCGCTCGAGCTTTTGA
- the lpxC gene encoding UDP-3-O-acyl-N-acetylglucosamine deacetylase, with protein sequence MIKLSTRQRTLAGEVTFSGYGVHTGAPVTLSIGPAPADSGFLIRRDMGEGRITQPVAVHFSRVSRTTLCTTLDLGDSVSVATVEHVVSALSGMGVDNALITLDGPECPILDGSAYPFSKAIIEAGLEVQPPQRKFLKVIRAVTVRNNDAFAALEPYNGRAFDLEIDFDSRVIGRQRMIFDWTPRRYLEDVSRARTFGFARDAKILRQAGYALGSSLDNSITVDEDRILNPGGLRFEDEFVRHKLLDAIGDLSLGGLPIWGRFRSYKGGHALNAHVLAGLFSSEANYEIVNAEDLPLEIGAYDDLPEELGVRPYLRSVR encoded by the coding sequence ATGATCAAACTATCCACGCGCCAGCGCACTCTTGCCGGCGAAGTGACATTTTCGGGCTATGGGGTTCACACCGGTGCACCGGTGACGCTCAGCATTGGACCCGCTCCTGCCGATAGCGGGTTTCTGATCCGTCGCGACATGGGCGAGGGCCGTATTACCCAGCCTGTGGCCGTGCATTTTTCGCGTGTCAGCCGCACGACCCTTTGCACCACGCTCGACCTTGGCGACAGCGTCAGCGTCGCGACCGTCGAACACGTGGTTTCGGCGCTTTCGGGCATGGGCGTCGACAATGCGCTCATTACCCTTGATGGGCCCGAGTGCCCGATTCTCGACGGCAGCGCCTATCCGTTTTCGAAGGCGATCATCGAGGCCGGCCTCGAGGTACAGCCTCCGCAGCGCAAGTTTCTCAAGGTCATCCGCGCCGTCACCGTGCGCAACAACGATGCCTTTGCCGCTCTCGAACCCTATAATGGTCGCGCCTTCGACCTCGAGATCGATTTTGATTCCCGTGTCATCGGCCGCCAGCGCATGATTTTCGATTGGACGCCACGGCGTTATCTCGAAGATGTGTCCCGGGCGCGCACGTTCGGCTTTGCCCGCGACGCCAAGATCCTCCGCCAGGCCGGCTATGCACTCGGCTCCAGCCTCGACAATTCGATCACCGTGGACGAGGACCGCATCCTCAATCCCGGTGGCCTGCGCTTCGAAGACGAATTCGTCCGCCACAAGCTGCTCGATGCCATTGGCGACCTTTCGCTTGGCGGCCTGCCGATCTGGGGGCGTTTCCGCTCCTACAAGGGTGGGCATGCGCTCAACGCACATGTCTTGGCCGGTCTCTTTTCGAGCGAAGCCAATTATGAGATAGTCAATGCGGAGGATCTTCCGCTGGAAATTGGCGCATATGACGATCTGCCGGAAGAGCTTGGCGTTCGTCCTTATTTGCGGTCAGTGCGCTGA
- a CDS encoding D-alanine--D-alanine ligase, producing the protein MMSKHVAVLMGGLSNERPVSLSTGKGCAEALRRAGYRVTELDVGYDVAERLREIAPDVAFNALHGPFGEDGTIQGVLEFLRIPYTHSGVLASALAMDKHQAKIMLKAAGIPVTDHVIASRSDVGRAHVMAPPYVVKPIADGSSFGVLIVKADQAHPPQEILGDDWKGGEELMVERYIPGRELTCAVMGDVALPVTEIVTDLHFYNYEAKYAEGGSRHILPADIKPKIYDKVQKLSLAAHAALGCRGITRTDFRYNDAAGEDGELVCLEINTQPGMTPTSLAPEQAAHVGHSFEELVSWMVEDASCNR; encoded by the coding sequence ATTATGAGCAAGCACGTCGCCGTCCTCATGGGTGGGCTGTCCAATGAGCGCCCCGTTTCCCTCAGCACCGGCAAGGGCTGCGCCGAAGCGCTGCGTCGCGCCGGCTATCGCGTCACCGAGCTCGATGTGGGCTATGACGTCGCCGAGCGCCTACGCGAGATCGCGCCCGATGTCGCATTCAACGCGTTGCACGGGCCCTTCGGCGAGGATGGCACCATCCAGGGCGTGCTGGAGTTCCTGCGCATTCCCTATACCCATTCGGGTGTGCTCGCTTCGGCCCTCGCCATGGACAAGCATCAGGCCAAGATCATGCTCAAGGCGGCCGGTATCCCGGTCACCGACCACGTGATCGCCTCGCGTTCGGACGTGGGCCGCGCCCATGTCATGGCGCCGCCCTATGTCGTCAAGCCCATTGCCGATGGCTCGAGCTTCGGCGTCCTCATCGTCAAGGCCGACCAGGCCCATCCGCCCCAGGAGATCCTCGGGGACGACTGGAAGGGCGGCGAAGAGCTGATGGTCGAGCGCTATATTCCGGGCCGGGAATTGACCTGTGCGGTCATGGGCGATGTGGCACTGCCCGTGACCGAGATCGTCACCGATCTTCATTTCTACAATTACGAGGCGAAATACGCCGAGGGTGGATCACGTCACATCCTGCCGGCAGATATTAAACCCAAAATTTACGACAAAGTGCAAAAGCTTAGCCTTGCTGCCCATGCGGCTCTCGGCTGCCGTGGCATTACGCGGACGGACTTCCGCTACAATGACGCGGCGGGTGAAGATGGCGAGCTTGTCTGTCTGGAGATCAATACCCAGCCGGGCATGACGCCGACTTCGCTGGCCCCCGAGCAGGCCGCGCATGTGGGCCATAGTTTCGAAGAGCTGGTCTCCTGGATGGTGGAGGACGCGAGTTGCAACAGGTAA
- the murC gene encoding UDP-N-acetylmuramate--L-alanine ligase, with the protein MKMPRNIGPVHFIGIGGIGMSGIAEILHNQGYIVQGSDASANPNVQRLRDMGIRVEIGQSGDNLGQAEVVVVSSAIKKDNPELVAARAKNLPIVRRAEMLAEIMRFKTAIAIGGTHGKTTTTTLVATLLDAGNLDPTVINGGIINAYGTNARLGAGEWMVVEADESDGTFVKLPADVAVVTNIDPEHLDHYGDFEGVKKAFHQFVENVPFYGFAVMCLDHPHVQALVGEVRDRRVITYGQNPQADVRLVDLENHGGVQHFAVEIRDRIRQTQLRIDGLELPMPGVHNALNATAAIAVADQLHVPAEAIRRGLKGFTGVKRRFTRTGTVGGVTVIDDYGHHPVEIAAALTAARQSTRRDVVAVVQPHRFSRVKDLFDDFAACFNDADTVIVAPIYAAGETPIPGVTHDELVNRIRARGHRDARVLDDPAALAKLIAGRVEDGDYVVCLGAGNITQWAAALPGELGALMGKDVE; encoded by the coding sequence ATGAAAATGCCCCGCAATATCGGCCCGGTCCACTTCATCGGCATCGGCGGCATCGGCATGAGCGGCATTGCCGAGATCCTGCACAACCAAGGCTACATCGTTCAGGGCTCCGACGCCTCGGCCAATCCCAATGTCCAGCGCCTGCGCGACATGGGCATCAGGGTCGAAATCGGCCAGAGCGGCGATAATCTCGGCCAGGCCGAGGTCGTGGTCGTGTCCTCCGCCATCAAGAAGGACAATCCCGAACTCGTCGCGGCCCGCGCGAAAAATCTGCCGATCGTGCGCCGGGCCGAAATGCTCGCCGAGATCATGCGCTTCAAGACCGCCATCGCCATTGGCGGCACCCATGGCAAGACCACGACCACGACGCTGGTGGCGACGCTGCTCGACGCCGGCAATCTCGACCCGACCGTCATCAATGGCGGCATCATCAATGCCTATGGCACCAATGCTCGCCTGGGCGCCGGGGAGTGGATGGTCGTCGAGGCAGACGAAAGCGACGGCACATTTGTAAAACTGCCCGCCGACGTCGCTGTCGTCACCAATATCGACCCCGAGCATCTCGACCATTATGGCGATTTCGAAGGGGTCAAGAAGGCCTTCCACCAGTTCGTCGAGAACGTGCCTTTCTATGGCTTTGCCGTCATGTGCCTCGACCACCCCCATGTGCAGGCGCTGGTGGGCGAAGTGCGCGACCGCCGGGTCATCACCTATGGCCAGAACCCGCAGGCCGATGTTCGCCTCGTCGATCTCGAGAACCATGGCGGCGTCCAGCATTTCGCCGTCGAGATCCGTGACCGTATCCGCCAGACCCAGCTGCGCATCGATGGGCTGGAACTGCCCATGCCCGGCGTTCACAATGCGCTCAACGCCACGGCGGCCATCGCCGTCGCCGATCAGCTGCATGTGCCGGCCGAAGCGATCCGCCGGGGGCTCAAGGGCTTTACCGGCGTCAAGCGCCGCTTCACCCGCACCGGCACCGTCGGTGGCGTTACCGTGATCGACGATTATGGCCATCACCCCGTCGAAATCGCAGCGGCCCTTACGGCGGCGCGGCAATCGACGCGGCGCGATGTCGTGGCCGTGGTGCAGCCGCACCGCTTCTCGCGCGTCAAGGATCTCTTCGACGACTTCGCCGCCTGCTTCAACGATGCCGATACGGTCATCGTCGCCCCGATCTACGCCGCCGGGGAGACGCCGATCCCCGGTGTCACCCATGACGAGCTGGTCAACCGCATCCGCGCCCGCGGCCATCGCGATGCGCGCGTGCTCGACGACCCCGCTGCGCTGGCCAAGTTGATCGCCGGTCGGGTCGAGGATGGCGATTATGTCGTCTGCCTCGGCGCCGGCAATATCACCCAATGGGCCGCTGCGCTGCCGGGCGAACTCGGCGCGCTGATGGGCAAGGACGTGGAATGA
- a CDS encoding cell division protein FtsQ/DivIB, producing the protein MQQVKSEVFLAGARPIDPRALPVHVRRSRLARVTSGLTRLRVLHGGAMRRGAMIGLAIAAAAGIFQIREPIGNLLAAAGVVAQGGFAEAGLAIGEISISGQTLTSEQAIFDALGIQPDMSTLAFDVEAARQRLALLPAIATANVRKTYPGDVEVVITEKVPVARWRVDGITFVIDGQGEQIGEDGGAYGDLPLVIGDGAADDALVMIRALDNFPELRNNLIALSRIADRRWDMIYDTGLRIQLPEQGVAQALRKLTNYQAQYQLLDRDITVIDLRVESVVAVRPAVNEDTSKS; encoded by the coding sequence TTGCAACAGGTAAAGAGCGAGGTCTTTCTCGCTGGAGCGCGGCCGATCGACCCGCGCGCACTGCCTGTGCACGTTCGCCGCTCGCGCCTGGCGCGGGTGACCAGCGGGTTGACGCGTCTGCGGGTCCTTCATGGCGGGGCCATGCGCCGCGGGGCCATGATCGGCCTTGCCATCGCTGCCGCCGCCGGAATTTTCCAGATCCGTGAGCCAATCGGCAATCTGCTGGCCGCTGCCGGCGTGGTTGCCCAAGGGGGCTTCGCCGAAGCCGGCCTCGCCATCGGCGAAATTTCCATCAGCGGCCAGACCCTGACCTCCGAACAGGCGATCTTCGACGCGCTCGGCATTCAGCCCGATATGTCGACGCTGGCCTTCGACGTCGAGGCGGCACGGCAGCGCCTTGCCCTGCTTCCGGCCATCGCTACCGCCAATGTTCGCAAGACCTATCCCGGGGACGTCGAGGTCGTGATCACCGAGAAGGTGCCGGTCGCCCGCTGGCGCGTCGATGGTATCACCTTCGTCATCGACGGGCAGGGCGAGCAGATCGGCGAGGATGGCGGCGCCTATGGCGACCTGCCGCTGGTGATCGGCGATGGCGCGGCGGACGACGCGCTGGTGATGATCCGTGCGCTCGATAATTTCCCTGAGTTGCGGAACAATCTGATCGCGCTGTCGCGCATCGCGGACCGTCGCTGGGACATGATCTACGACACCGGGCTGCGTATTCAGCTGCCCGAGCAGGGCGTCGCCCAGGCCCTGCGCAAACTGACCAATTACCAGGCCCAGTACCAATTGCTCGACCGCGATATCACTGTCATCGACCTCCGCGTGGAGAGCGTGGTTGCGGTGCGTCCGGCCGTAAACGAAGACACCAGCAAATCATGA
- the ftsZ gene encoding cell division protein FtsZ — protein sequence MTINLTIPDIQELKPRITVFGVGGGGGNAVNNMIESGLDGVDFVVANTDAQALALSKAQRIIQLGVGVTEGLGAGSHPEVGRAAAEESWDEINDHLSGSHMVFITCGMGGGTGTGAAPVVARAAREQGILTVGVVTKPFNFEGNRRTRLADDGIDELHRHVDTLIVIPNQNLFRVANEKTTFADAFAMADQVLFSGVACITDLMVKEGLINLDFADVRAVMRGMGKAMMGTGEASGEDRARHAAEAAIANPLLDDVSMQGARGLLISITGGPDLTLYEVDEAASRIREEVDVDCNIILGATYDPDLTGTIRVSVVATGTDAAMVQAMEPAKPHASRTPLSVRRHVPVETSRAAAAPQVAAPVMEIEDIGHQVEAAVAEAFAVERPAQSYAASHQDDDGIIVEPYVPAAEVMQEPEEESMVEEQPIPSVYVPSHAARPDGYRRMPRTEELPVVARQTQEAQDRHDGEPRNARALFKRLASNVGLNLGQPQAQPHVEPRREPAPVISDDAAARSAIEAGGARASRVPPATEGARGNLDSQGRAPAAAPQKEHLEIPAFLRKHG from the coding sequence ATGACCATCAATCTCACTATCCCCGATATCCAGGAACTTAAGCCCCGCATCACCGTGTTCGGTGTTGGCGGTGGTGGCGGTAACGCTGTCAACAACATGATCGAGTCCGGGCTCGATGGCGTGGACTTCGTTGTCGCCAATACGGACGCTCAGGCGCTTGCCCTCTCCAAGGCGCAGCGAATCATTCAGCTTGGCGTTGGCGTCACGGAAGGCCTTGGCGCCGGTTCGCATCCTGAAGTGGGTCGCGCGGCTGCCGAAGAAAGCTGGGACGAAATCAACGATCACCTTTCGGGTTCGCATATGGTGTTCATCACCTGCGGCATGGGTGGTGGTACCGGTACCGGCGCGGCGCCTGTGGTGGCCCGGGCGGCGCGCGAGCAGGGTATCCTGACGGTTGGTGTCGTCACCAAGCCCTTCAACTTCGAAGGCAATCGTCGCACGCGCCTTGCCGATGACGGCATTGATGAACTGCATCGCCATGTCGATACGCTGATCGTCATTCCGAACCAGAACCTCTTCCGCGTTGCCAACGAGAAGACCACCTTCGCCGACGCTTTCGCGATGGCCGACCAGGTGCTGTTCTCCGGCGTCGCCTGCATCACCGATCTGATGGTCAAGGAAGGCCTGATCAACCTCGACTTCGCCGACGTGCGTGCCGTCATGCGCGGCATGGGCAAGGCGATGATGGGTACCGGCGAAGCATCGGGCGAAGATCGTGCCCGCCACGCTGCCGAGGCCGCCATTGCCAACCCGCTGCTCGACGATGTGTCGATGCAGGGTGCACGTGGCCTGCTGATCTCCATCACCGGCGGTCCGGACCTCACCCTTTACGAAGTCGACGAGGCTGCCAGCCGCATCCGCGAAGAAGTGGACGTGGACTGCAACATCATCCTCGGCGCGACCTACGATCCGGATCTTACCGGCACGATCCGCGTCTCCGTCGTTGCCACCGGCACCGATGCCGCAATGGTTCAGGCCATGGAGCCGGCCAAGCCGCATGCTTCGCGCACGCCGCTTTCCGTGCGTCGTCACGTTCCGGTCGAGACCTCCCGTGCCGCCGCTGCGCCCCAGGTCGCCGCGCCGGTCATGGAAATCGAAGATATCGGTCATCAGGTTGAAGCTGCCGTCGCAGAGGCCTTTGCCGTCGAGCGTCCCGCGCAGTCCTATGCCGCCTCCCACCAGGACGACGATGGCATCATCGTCGAGCCCTATGTTCCCGCTGCTGAAGTCATGCAGGAGCCGGAAGAGGAGTCGATGGTCGAAGAGCAGCCGATTCCCAGCGTCTACGTGCCCTCCCACGCGGCCCGTCCCGATGGATATCGCCGCATGCCGCGCACGGAAGAGCTGCCGGTTGTTGCACGCCAGACACAGGAAGCGCAGGATCGTCACGACGGCGAGCCACGCAACGCCCGCGCCCTGTTCAAGCGTCTTGCTTCCAATGTCGGCCTGAACCTGGGTCAGCCCCAGGCCCAGCCCCATGTCGAACCGCGCCGCGAGCCTGCACCGGTGATCTCCGATGACGCAGCTGCGCGCAGTGCCATTGAGGCAGGCGGCGCAAGGGCTTCGCGCGTTCCGCCCGCCACTGAAGGCGCTCGTGGAAATCTCGACAGCCAGGGCCGTGCTCCGGCTGCTGCTCCGCAGAAGGAGCACCTCGAGATTCCGGCCTTCCTGCGCAAGCATGGTTAA